A single window of Modestobacter italicus DNA harbors:
- a CDS encoding glycosyltransferase family 2 protein, with protein MTSELAAPLTTGTGVDPRVAVVVITHQRREELLLALTRLRGLPEQPHVVVVDNGSTDGTADAVRAEHPWVELIASPTNLGAVGRNLGVARLDTPYVAFCDDDTWWEPGSLRTAADTFDAHPRLAVLTARILVEPGSTEDPIVAELRDSPVVGADWLPGPALGSFLAGASVLRREAFDEVGGFSERLWLGGEEELMAGDLAAAGWELCYLPALTVHHQASTARDPHKRRADGIRNTLWTTWLRRPFRPALRRTVHLLRTVPRDRVTARGLLAAVGGLPWVLRERTVLPPHAEARFAALEHAQRSSTARRYVS; from the coding sequence ATGACCAGCGAGCTCGCCGCCCCGCTCACCACCGGCACAGGGGTGGACCCGCGGGTCGCGGTCGTGGTGATCACCCACCAGCGGCGCGAGGAGCTGCTGCTGGCCCTCACCCGGCTGCGCGGGCTGCCCGAGCAGCCGCACGTCGTCGTCGTGGACAACGGCTCCACCGACGGCACCGCCGACGCCGTCCGCGCCGAGCACCCCTGGGTGGAGCTGATCGCCAGCCCCACCAACCTCGGCGCGGTCGGCAGGAACCTGGGCGTCGCCCGGCTGGACACCCCCTACGTCGCCTTCTGCGACGACGACACCTGGTGGGAGCCGGGGTCGCTGCGCACCGCGGCCGACACGTTCGACGCGCACCCGCGGCTGGCCGTGCTCACCGCGCGGATCCTGGTCGAGCCCGGGAGCACCGAGGACCCGATCGTCGCCGAGCTGCGCGACTCCCCCGTCGTCGGCGCCGACTGGCTGCCCGGCCCGGCGCTGGGCAGCTTCCTCGCCGGCGCCAGCGTGCTCCGCCGGGAGGCCTTCGACGAGGTCGGCGGCTTCAGCGAGCGGCTGTGGCTGGGTGGCGAGGAGGAGCTGATGGCCGGCGACCTCGCCGCGGCCGGCTGGGAGCTGTGCTACCTGCCCGCTCTCACCGTGCACCACCAGGCCAGCACCGCGCGGGACCCGCACAAGCGGCGGGCCGACGGCATCCGCAACACGCTGTGGACGACGTGGCTGCGCCGCCCGTTCCGGCCCGCCCTGCGCCGCACCGTGCACCTGCTCCGCACCGTCCCGCGCGACCGGGTGACCGCCCGCGGGCTGCTCGCCGCGGTCGGCGGGCTGCCCTGGGTCCTCCGCGAGCGCACCGTCCTCCCGCCGCACGCCGAGGCCCGGTTCGCCGCCCTCGAGCACGCCCAGCGCAGCTCCACCGCCCGCCGCTACGTCAGCTGA
- the pip gene encoding prolyl aminopeptidase, which yields MYPPIDPYETGRLDVGDGHSLYWEVCGNPAGKPAVVLHGGPGSGCTPDSRRSFDPARYRIVLFDQRNAGRSTPWAGEPEVDLSANTTPHLLRDLERLREHLGIDRWLVSGGSWGVTLGLAYAEAFPARVSELVLLAITSPDRWLLDWITRDMGRVFPREWDRFRAGVPEQDRDGDLAAAYSRLLHDPDPAVRAKAAQDWCDWEDTHVSLAPGAAPRMSVMPPARQLAIARLVTHYWGNGCFLDDGQLLRDVDRLAGIPGVMVHGRYDVSGPLDVAWRLHQAWPGSELVVVGDAGHGGGSMSAAVVAATDRFADQLT from the coding sequence ATGTACCCGCCGATCGATCCGTACGAGACCGGTCGGCTCGACGTGGGCGACGGGCACTCCCTCTACTGGGAGGTGTGCGGCAACCCGGCGGGGAAACCCGCGGTGGTGCTGCACGGCGGCCCGGGGTCGGGCTGCACCCCGGACAGCCGTCGGTCCTTCGACCCGGCGCGCTACCGGATCGTGCTGTTCGACCAGCGGAACGCCGGCCGTAGCACGCCGTGGGCCGGGGAACCCGAGGTGGACCTGTCGGCCAACACCACGCCGCACCTGCTGCGCGACCTGGAGCGGCTGCGCGAGCACCTGGGCATCGACCGGTGGCTGGTCTCTGGCGGGTCGTGGGGGGTGACCCTCGGGCTGGCCTACGCCGAGGCGTTCCCGGCACGGGTCAGCGAACTGGTGCTGCTCGCCATCACCAGCCCTGACCGGTGGCTGCTGGACTGGATCACCCGGGACATGGGCCGGGTCTTCCCTCGGGAGTGGGACCGGTTCCGGGCCGGCGTCCCCGAGCAGGACCGGGACGGTGACCTCGCCGCGGCCTACAGCCGGCTGCTGCACGACCCCGATCCAGCGGTGCGGGCGAAGGCAGCCCAGGACTGGTGCGACTGGGAGGACACCCATGTCTCGCTGGCCCCGGGCGCCGCGCCGAGGATGTCGGTGATGCCGCCGGCCCGCCAGCTGGCGATCGCCCGGCTGGTGACGCACTACTGGGGCAACGGCTGCTTCCTCGACGACGGCCAGCTGCTCCGCGACGTCGACCGGCTGGCCGGCATCCCCGGCGTGATGGTGCACGGCCGGTACGACGTCAGCGGCCCGTTGGACGTGGCCTGGCGCCTGCACCAGGCGTGGCCGGGCAGCGAGCTGGTGGTGGTGGGCGATGCGGGGCACGGCGGCGGCAGCATGTCCGCCGCCGTGGTCGCGGCGACCGACCGGTTCGCTGATCAGCTGACGTAG
- a CDS encoding TraR/DksA family transcriptional regulator → MTAVDDLARTRAGTLAQIAALTAEFDEVVAASASSNADDEHDPEGATIAFERQQLAALLEQARQRLADVDAALARAAAGDYGRCADCGLPIAAERLAARPHTRTCIDCAR, encoded by the coding sequence GTGACCGCAGTCGACGACCTGGCCCGCACCCGGGCGGGCACCCTCGCCCAGATCGCGGCGCTCACCGCGGAGTTCGACGAGGTGGTGGCGGCGTCGGCGTCCTCCAACGCCGACGACGAGCACGACCCCGAGGGCGCGACGATCGCCTTCGAGCGGCAGCAGCTGGCCGCCCTGCTCGAGCAGGCCCGGCAGCGGCTGGCCGACGTCGACGCGGCGCTGGCCCGCGCCGCGGCCGGGGACTACGGCCGCTGCGCCGACTGCGGGCTGCCCATCGCCGCGGAGCGGCTCGCCGCCCGGCCGCACACGCGCACCTGCATCGACTGCGCCCGCTGA
- a CDS encoding daunorubicin resistance protein DrrA family ABC transporter ATP-binding protein: MENTIEATGLELSYGATRALAGVDLSASAGTVLGVLGPNGAGKTTAVRVLATLLRADSGTARICGHDVATEPDRVRELIGLTGQYASVDEDLTGRQNLVMIGRLLGLSRPEAHARATELLARFSLTDAGGRSAKTYSGGMRRRLDLAASLVNRPRVLFLDEPTTGLDPRSRNEVWDTVRGLVDDGTTVLLTTQYLEEADELADDIVVFDEGTVVARGTSDELKQRTGAQTLTVRPRDRADLPRVLAVLEQVTGAVPSTDARGTSSVPVPSEALLSAVLDRLTGQGIGVSELAVRLPSLDDVFFALTGHGTEDPTPTDTRQEALA; the protein is encoded by the coding sequence ATGGAGAACACGATCGAGGCCACCGGCCTCGAGCTCAGCTACGGCGCGACCCGGGCGCTGGCCGGGGTCGACCTGTCCGCGTCGGCCGGCACGGTGCTCGGCGTCCTCGGCCCGAACGGCGCCGGCAAGACCACCGCGGTGCGGGTGCTGGCCACCCTGCTGCGCGCCGACTCGGGCACGGCCCGGATCTGCGGCCACGACGTCGCCACCGAACCGGACCGGGTGCGCGAGCTGATCGGCCTGACCGGTCAGTACGCCTCGGTCGACGAGGACCTCACCGGCCGGCAGAACCTGGTCATGATCGGCCGGCTGCTGGGGCTCTCCCGCCCCGAGGCGCACGCCCGGGCCACCGAGCTGCTGGCCCGGTTCAGCCTCACCGACGCCGGCGGCCGGTCGGCGAAGACCTACTCCGGCGGCATGCGCCGCCGGCTGGACCTGGCCGCGAGCCTGGTCAACCGGCCGCGGGTGCTCTTCCTCGACGAGCCGACCACCGGGCTGGACCCGCGCAGCCGCAACGAGGTCTGGGACACCGTCCGCGGCCTGGTCGACGACGGCACCACCGTGCTGCTGACCACCCAGTACCTGGAGGAGGCCGACGAGCTGGCCGACGACATCGTGGTCTTCGACGAGGGCACCGTCGTCGCCCGCGGCACCAGCGACGAGCTCAAGCAGCGCACCGGCGCGCAGACGCTGACCGTCCGCCCCCGCGACCGGGCCGACCTGCCCCGCGTCCTCGCCGTGCTGGAGCAGGTCACCGGCGCGGTCCCGAGCACCGACGCCCGCGGCACCTCCTCGGTGCCGGTGCCCAGCGAGGCGCTGCTCAGCGCGGTCCTCGACCGGCTCACCGGCCAGGGCATCGGCGTCTCCGAGCTCGCCGTCCGGCTGCCCAGCCTGGACGACGTCTTCTTCGCCCTCACCGGCCACGGCACCGAGGACCCCACCCCCACCGACACCCGACAGGAGGCCCTGGCATGA
- a CDS encoding ABC transporter permease has product MTTATAAPPSTAPHPADRAARSSALQQSLTLAWRNVVKIRHQPEALMDVSLQPIIFTVLFVFVFGGAIAGDWHDYLTYLVPGILVQTLMFATGGIGVALNNDITKGVFDRFRSLPIARSAPLVGAVFADVVRYLTSIVVLLAFASALGFRTTQGLPKAALAVLVGIGFAMCLSWVFVWIGLTVRSAGAVQGVGFLATFPLTFGSTALVQADTLPGWLQAFTRNNPVTHLIDTVRGLLLGGPVAEPLAWTAGWAALLLVVFVPLAMRAYRRRV; this is encoded by the coding sequence ATGACCACCGCCACCGCCGCACCCCCCAGCACCGCCCCCCACCCGGCCGACCGGGCTGCCCGGTCCTCGGCGCTGCAGCAGTCGCTCACGCTGGCCTGGCGCAACGTGGTGAAGATCCGCCACCAGCCCGAGGCGCTGATGGACGTCAGCCTGCAGCCGATCATCTTCACGGTGCTGTTCGTGTTCGTCTTCGGCGGCGCGATCGCCGGCGACTGGCACGACTACCTCACCTACCTGGTGCCCGGCATCCTGGTGCAGACGCTGATGTTCGCCACCGGCGGCATCGGCGTGGCGCTGAACAACGACATCACCAAGGGCGTCTTCGACCGGTTCCGCAGCCTGCCGATCGCCCGGTCCGCGCCGCTCGTCGGCGCGGTGTTCGCCGACGTCGTCCGGTACCTCACCTCGATCGTGGTGCTGCTGGCCTTCGCCTCGGCGCTGGGCTTCCGGACCACGCAGGGGCTGCCGAAGGCCGCCCTGGCCGTGCTCGTGGGCATCGGCTTCGCCATGTGCCTGTCCTGGGTGTTCGTCTGGATCGGGCTCACGGTCCGCTCGGCCGGGGCCGTGCAGGGCGTCGGGTTCCTGGCGACCTTCCCGCTGACCTTCGGCAGCACGGCCCTGGTGCAGGCCGACACGCTGCCCGGCTGGCTGCAGGCCTTCACCCGGAACAACCCGGTCACCCACCTGATCGACACCGTCCGCGGGCTGCTGCTCGGCGGTCCGGTGGCCGAGCCGCTGGCCTGGACGGCGGGCTGGGCGGCGCTGCTGCTGGTGGTCTTCGTGCCGCTGGCGATGCGGGCCTACCGCCGCCGGGTCTGA
- a CDS encoding BTAD domain-containing putative transcriptional regulator: MPVRICLLGPVAVVDGDGRPVDVGGPRARALLARLAVAPGRVVGLDTLIEAVWDADPPAAPGNAVQALVSRLRRTLPGAPLRAQAHGYLLDVPADAVDVHRFEALVARARGERAPERVGALLGEAEALWRGPALADLRTLAFGAPLATRWDDLRLTAAELRLAAGLELGQAGAVLAELEELVAAHPLREPFCLLLVRALARLGRTAEALAAYERCRAELADSLGLDPSPALQAEHLAVLRGEGAAPAASRDGSPLRTPLTSFRGREDELTAVAALLDGGRLVTLLGPGGAGKTRLALEAAHRRRDAVADHVWWVELAPVADAGLLPAAVLAAVGQREGTSLERVPTLVEASARLQETFTGRRALLVLDNCEHLVGAVAQLADDLLAHCPGLQVLATSREPLGVPGEAVVLVGPLAVPADDDEAAATAPVVRLFADRAAAVRPDFAVTAATLPAVLEVCRRLDGMPLALELAAARLRSLGIAQIAARLDDRFSLLTGGSRVALPRHQTLRAVVEWSWEALDDREQAVARRLSVFAGGATLDAVEQVCADRGWGPGEVLDAVTGLVEKSMLLAVEDADGVRYRMLETIRAYGAEQLTAAGERAEVEAAQAAWCLALVDELDPQLRGAGQLVALRRMHAEHDGLLAVLQRAIAAEDGEVAVHLGARLAWYWLLTGRQLAAGRWLREAVAVPGGAPAMRAMCSAFSAMGRAEGEDWQATLPALRRVGDLPPEDTYLSDEPLGALAWAIAMVFVGGFRSVAGLALLEDHPDPWVVAAAHGIRAQVAENIGELDGLEVDLRQAHAEFEQLGDRWGRSFTAAALSQLSSADGDGEAAIAWLTEAIELSEQLGTTDDTPMLRIRLALAHALAGDLPRAEAEASAVLAELGPEGGGLHVAMAEAAAGGFALLAGRLDDAERWHRQALDHVRAASGGPPQIAAVVRAGAAAVLAARAEAEPDAAPELLDRARRWLDTALQQAAEDAGDMPVTATVVQAMAAVALVEGDPQRAADLLGRSAAVRGRRDRGDLGAAATEWRLRVELGEAEYERLRAAGEAVPRAEVLGRLGVDASRGWAATPMPAGGGQTRRR; this comes from the coding sequence GTGCCCGTCCGCATCTGCCTGCTCGGCCCGGTCGCCGTGGTCGACGGCGACGGGCGGCCGGTCGACGTCGGCGGCCCGCGGGCCCGGGCGCTGCTGGCCCGGCTGGCCGTCGCGCCCGGCCGGGTCGTCGGCCTGGACACGCTGATCGAGGCGGTCTGGGACGCCGACCCGCCCGCCGCACCCGGCAACGCCGTGCAGGCGCTGGTCTCCCGGCTCCGGCGGACGCTGCCGGGAGCGCCGCTGCGGGCGCAGGCGCACGGCTACCTGCTGGACGTGCCGGCCGACGCCGTCGACGTGCACCGGTTCGAGGCGCTGGTCGCCCGGGCCCGCGGCGAGCGCGCCCCCGAGCGGGTGGGAGCGCTGCTCGGCGAGGCCGAGGCGCTCTGGCGCGGTCCGGCGCTGGCCGACCTGCGCACGCTGGCGTTCGGCGCGCCGCTGGCCACCCGCTGGGACGACCTGCGGCTCACCGCCGCCGAGCTCCGGCTGGCCGCCGGGCTCGAGCTAGGCCAGGCGGGGGCGGTGCTGGCCGAGCTCGAGGAGCTGGTCGCCGCGCACCCGCTGCGCGAGCCGTTCTGCCTGCTGCTGGTGCGGGCGCTGGCCCGGCTGGGCCGCACCGCGGAGGCGCTGGCCGCCTACGAGCGCTGCCGGGCCGAGCTGGCCGACTCCCTCGGCCTGGACCCGTCCCCGGCGCTGCAGGCCGAGCACCTCGCGGTGCTGCGCGGCGAGGGCGCCGCCCCGGCCGCGTCCCGCGACGGCAGCCCGCTGCGCACGCCGCTGACCAGCTTCCGCGGCCGGGAGGACGAGCTGACCGCGGTGGCCGCGCTGCTCGACGGCGGCCGGCTGGTCACCCTGCTCGGTCCGGGCGGGGCCGGGAAGACCCGGCTGGCCCTGGAGGCGGCGCACCGCCGGCGGGACGCGGTCGCCGACCACGTCTGGTGGGTCGAGCTGGCGCCGGTCGCCGACGCCGGGCTGCTGCCGGCGGCCGTGCTCGCCGCGGTCGGCCAGCGCGAGGGCACCTCGCTGGAGCGGGTCCCCACGCTGGTCGAGGCGAGCGCCCGGCTGCAGGAGACCTTCACCGGGCGGCGCGCGCTGCTCGTGCTGGACAACTGCGAGCACCTGGTCGGGGCGGTCGCCCAGCTCGCCGACGACCTGCTCGCGCACTGCCCCGGCCTCCAGGTGCTCGCCACCAGCCGGGAGCCGCTGGGTGTGCCGGGGGAGGCGGTGGTCCTGGTCGGGCCGCTGGCGGTGCCCGCGGACGACGACGAGGCGGCCGCCACGGCCCCGGTGGTCCGGCTGTTCGCCGACCGGGCCGCCGCGGTGCGGCCGGACTTCGCGGTCACCGCCGCCACGCTCCCCGCCGTCCTGGAGGTGTGCCGCCGGCTGGACGGCATGCCGCTGGCGCTGGAGCTGGCCGCGGCCCGGCTGCGCTCGCTGGGCATCGCCCAGATCGCCGCCCGGCTCGACGACCGGTTCTCGCTGCTCACCGGCGGCAGCCGGGTGGCCCTGCCCCGGCACCAGACGCTGCGCGCCGTCGTGGAGTGGAGCTGGGAGGCCCTCGACGACCGCGAGCAGGCCGTCGCCCGGCGGCTGTCGGTGTTCGCCGGCGGCGCCACCCTGGACGCGGTCGAGCAGGTCTGCGCCGACCGCGGCTGGGGCCCCGGCGAGGTGCTGGACGCGGTGACCGGGCTGGTCGAGAAGTCGATGCTGCTGGCGGTGGAGGACGCCGACGGCGTGCGGTACCGGATGCTGGAGACGATCCGGGCGTACGGCGCCGAGCAGCTCACCGCCGCGGGGGAGCGGGCCGAGGTCGAGGCCGCGCAGGCCGCCTGGTGCCTCGCCCTGGTCGACGAGCTGGACCCCCAGCTGCGCGGCGCGGGCCAGCTGGTCGCGCTGCGGCGCATGCACGCCGAGCACGACGGCCTGCTCGCCGTCCTGCAGCGGGCGATCGCGGCGGAGGACGGCGAGGTGGCCGTGCACCTCGGCGCCCGGCTGGCCTGGTACTGGCTGCTCACCGGCCGCCAGCTGGCCGCCGGGCGCTGGCTGCGGGAGGCGGTCGCCGTGCCCGGCGGCGCACCGGCGATGCGGGCGATGTGCTCGGCCTTCAGCGCCATGGGCCGGGCCGAGGGCGAGGACTGGCAGGCCACGCTGCCGGCGCTGCGGCGGGTCGGCGACCTCCCGCCCGAGGACACCTACCTCTCCGACGAGCCGCTCGGGGCGCTGGCCTGGGCGATCGCCATGGTCTTCGTGGGCGGCTTCCGCTCGGTGGCGGGGCTGGCGCTGCTGGAGGACCACCCGGACCCCTGGGTGGTGGCCGCCGCGCACGGCATCCGCGCGCAGGTGGCGGAGAACATCGGCGAGCTCGACGGGCTGGAGGTGGACCTGCGGCAGGCGCACGCCGAGTTCGAGCAGCTCGGCGACCGGTGGGGCCGGTCCTTCACCGCGGCCGCGCTGAGCCAGCTGAGCTCCGCCGACGGCGACGGCGAGGCCGCGATCGCCTGGCTGACCGAGGCGATCGAGCTCTCCGAGCAGCTGGGCACCACCGACGACACCCCGATGCTGCGGATCCGGCTGGCGCTGGCGCACGCGCTGGCCGGGGACCTCCCGCGCGCGGAGGCGGAGGCGTCCGCGGTGCTCGCCGAGCTGGGCCCCGAGGGCGGCGGCCTGCACGTGGCGATGGCCGAGGCCGCGGCCGGCGGTTTCGCCCTGCTCGCCGGCCGGCTGGACGACGCCGAGCGGTGGCACCGCCAGGCGCTGGACCACGTCCGGGCCGCCAGCGGTGGCCCGCCGCAGATCGCCGCGGTGGTCCGGGCCGGGGCCGCGGCGGTGCTGGCCGCCCGGGCCGAGGCCGAGCCGGACGCCGCGCCGGAGCTGCTCGACCGGGCCCGCCGGTGGCTGGACACGGCGCTGCAGCAGGCCGCGGAGGACGCCGGCGACATGCCGGTCACGGCCACCGTCGTCCAGGCGATGGCCGCGGTCGCCCTCGTGGAGGGCGACCCGCAGCGGGCCGCCGACCTGCTGGGCAGGTCGGCGGCGGTCCGCGGCCGGCGTGACCGGGGTGACCTGGGTGCCGCGGCCACCGAGTGGCGGCTGCGGGTCGAGCTGGGCGAGGCGGAGTACGAGCGGCTGCGGGCCGCCGGCGAGGCCGTCCCGCGCGCGGAGGTGCTCGGCCGGCTGGGGGTCGACGCCAGCCGGGGCTGGGCGGCGACCCCGATGCCGGCCGGCGGGGGTCAGACCCGGCGGCGGTAG
- a CDS encoding class I SAM-dependent methyltransferase — protein sequence MTADLLAAAAAAPGFMPPDEGRALYEAARAVAVPGPLLEIGSWMGKSALYLAAAARETGRQVVTVDHHRGSEEHQPGWEYHDPALVDPLVGRVDTLPAFRRTIAAAGAEDVVVAVVTRSELLAPLWSTPLALLFLDGSHTEESARRDQDAWVGKLAVGGTLAVHDVFPDPADGGQAPFGVYSRVLASGEFTELPGTGSLRLLRRTG from the coding sequence GTGACCGCCGACCTGCTCGCCGCCGCGGCTGCCGCGCCGGGCTTCATGCCACCGGACGAGGGCCGCGCGCTGTACGAGGCGGCGCGCGCGGTCGCCGTCCCCGGGCCGTTGCTGGAGATCGGCAGCTGGATGGGCAAGTCGGCGCTCTACCTGGCCGCCGCCGCCCGGGAGACCGGCCGGCAGGTGGTGACCGTCGACCACCACCGCGGTTCCGAGGAGCACCAGCCCGGCTGGGAGTACCACGACCCGGCGCTGGTCGACCCGCTCGTCGGCCGGGTCGACACCCTGCCGGCGTTCCGCCGGACCATCGCCGCGGCCGGCGCCGAGGACGTGGTCGTCGCCGTGGTCACCCGGTCGGAGCTGCTTGCGCCGCTGTGGTCGACGCCGCTGGCGCTGCTGTTCCTCGACGGCAGCCACACCGAGGAGTCCGCCCGCCGGGACCAGGACGCCTGGGTCGGCAAGCTCGCCGTCGGCGGCACCCTGGCCGTCCACGACGTGTTCCCCGACCCGGCCGACGGCGGCCAGGCGCCCTTCGGCGTCTACTCGCGGGTGCTGGCATCGGGGGAGTTCACCGAGCTGCCGGGCACCGGCTCGCTCCGGCTGCTGCGCCGCACCGGCTGA
- a CDS encoding YibE/F family protein, which yields MPAHSHTSAPEGEAPPPDPAVVAGRRRAVRLMLYVLVPIGLATLAGLVLLWPDGEQTAAQQAAESFLPPGTTYPEATIASLEPYQCAEATGSAPAQTCATAVMVIGEGVGAGDYVQVDLPAEVVAEGVEVGDELVLNRDPGTDGGDAAYGFYDFPRGTPIVVLALFFTLVVGAVARLRGLLALVGLGFAFVVLLQFMLPALLDGGSPIWVSLVGSSAIMFVVLYLAHGFSARTTTALLGTLFGLGLSAVLGAVAVAAAHLTGSNDENTIQLLQFDPTLDFSGLVLAATVVAGLGILNDVTITQASAVWQLHEAAPTAGWRELFRRGMSIGRDHIASTIYTIVFAYAGAALPLLLIFELYQRPFWIVLTGTEVGEQVVRTLVGGIALVLAVPVTTLIGALVATAATMRTQPPAPEPTEEEREAQRRRERLRALREQAAAAGPGGEPPQRRDPR from the coding sequence GTGCCGGCCCACTCCCACACCTCCGCACCCGAGGGCGAGGCCCCGCCGCCGGACCCGGCGGTCGTCGCCGGGCGCCGCCGCGCCGTCCGGCTGATGCTCTACGTGCTGGTGCCCATCGGCCTGGCCACCCTGGCCGGGCTGGTGCTGCTCTGGCCCGACGGGGAGCAGACGGCCGCGCAGCAGGCGGCGGAGTCCTTCCTGCCGCCGGGCACCACCTACCCGGAGGCGACCATCGCCTCGCTGGAGCCCTACCAGTGCGCCGAGGCCACCGGCAGCGCGCCGGCGCAGACCTGCGCCACCGCGGTGATGGTCATCGGCGAGGGGGTCGGCGCCGGGGACTACGTGCAGGTCGACCTGCCCGCCGAGGTCGTCGCCGAGGGCGTGGAGGTCGGTGACGAGCTGGTGCTCAACCGCGACCCGGGCACCGACGGCGGGGACGCCGCCTACGGGTTCTACGACTTCCCGCGGGGCACGCCGATCGTCGTCCTGGCGCTGTTCTTCACCCTGGTCGTCGGCGCGGTGGCCCGGCTGCGCGGCCTGCTGGCGCTGGTGGGCCTCGGGTTCGCCTTCGTCGTGCTGCTGCAGTTCATGCTGCCGGCGCTGCTGGACGGGGGGTCGCCGATCTGGGTCAGCCTGGTCGGCTCCTCGGCGATCATGTTCGTCGTCCTGTACCTCGCGCACGGCTTCTCCGCCCGGACGACGACCGCGCTGCTGGGCACGCTGTTCGGCCTGGGGCTGAGCGCGGTGCTGGGCGCGGTGGCGGTCGCCGCGGCGCACCTCACCGGGTCCAACGACGAGAACACCATCCAGCTGCTGCAGTTCGACCCGACGCTCGACTTCTCCGGCCTGGTGCTGGCCGCCACCGTCGTCGCCGGGCTCGGCATCCTCAACGACGTCACCATCACCCAGGCCTCGGCGGTCTGGCAGCTGCACGAGGCCGCACCCACGGCCGGCTGGCGCGAGCTGTTCCGCCGCGGGATGTCGATCGGCCGGGACCACATCGCCTCGACGATCTACACCATCGTGTTCGCCTACGCCGGGGCGGCGCTGCCGCTGCTGCTGATCTTCGAGCTCTACCAGCGGCCGTTCTGGATCGTGCTCACCGGGACCGAGGTGGGCGAGCAGGTCGTCCGCACGCTGGTCGGCGGGATCGCGCTGGTGCTGGCCGTCCCGGTGACCACGCTCATCGGCGCCCTGGTCGCCACCGCCGCCACGATGCGCACCCAGCCCCCGGCGCCCGAGCCCACCGAGGAGGAGCGCGAGGCGCAGCGGCGCCGGGAGCGGCTGCGCGCGCTGCGCGAGCAGGCGGCCGCGGCCGGTCCGGGCGGCGAGCCGCCGCAGCGGCGGGACCCGCGGTGA
- a CDS encoding M20 metallopeptidase family protein, whose amino-acid sequence MSAPDPTVVPPVPAGEPDPALAAWYERLQAAVAEELPAAVELRHQLHADPRISGEEQDTADAVVAALGLGEGRRVADTGRLVRVVDGPGRAVALRAELDGLGVEERTGVPWTSTAGVMHACGHDAHLAGLVALGRAVARVGGPAPLVLLLQPREERAPSGAADVVAAGVLVEERVDSVVAAHVQPQLAAGVVNATPGPVNAATDEFTITVTGHGGHGGYPHTTLDPVLALSAVVVNLQQLVSRRVDPTVGAVLAVTQLDAGSSFNVVPDTARARGGLRVMREEDRALLRQALTDVAEHTATAYGCTATVEIEDNEPVLANDPELARATVPWLTRSGVPVDDAWRSFGADDFSHFCAGHRGLMLFLGVDGGPPSDDGRRPGLHSPRFLPGDDVVGQVAAALLAGYLAGAELLGPVAPPD is encoded by the coding sequence GTGAGCGCACCCGACCCGACCGTCGTCCCGCCCGTCCCGGCCGGCGAGCCCGACCCCGCCCTGGCGGCCTGGTACGAGCGGCTGCAGGCCGCGGTGGCCGAGGAGCTGCCGGCCGCGGTCGAGTTGCGCCACCAGCTGCACGCCGACCCCCGGATCTCCGGGGAGGAGCAGGACACCGCGGACGCCGTGGTGGCCGCGCTCGGCCTGGGGGAGGGCCGCCGGGTCGCCGACACCGGGCGGCTGGTCCGGGTCGTCGACGGCCCCGGCCGGGCGGTCGCGCTGCGCGCCGAGCTCGACGGGCTCGGCGTCGAGGAGCGGACCGGCGTGCCGTGGACCTCCACCGCCGGGGTCATGCACGCCTGCGGCCACGACGCCCACCTCGCCGGGCTGGTAGCGCTCGGCCGCGCCGTCGCCCGGGTCGGCGGCCCGGCGCCGCTGGTCCTGCTGCTGCAGCCGCGCGAGGAGCGGGCACCCTCCGGCGCCGCCGACGTGGTGGCCGCCGGCGTCCTGGTCGAGGAGCGGGTCGACTCGGTCGTCGCCGCCCACGTGCAGCCGCAGCTGGCCGCCGGCGTCGTCAACGCCACCCCCGGGCCGGTCAACGCCGCCACCGACGAGTTCACCATCACCGTCACCGGGCACGGCGGCCACGGCGGGTACCCGCACACCACACTGGACCCGGTGCTCGCGCTCAGCGCCGTCGTGGTCAACCTGCAGCAGCTGGTCAGCCGCCGGGTCGACCCCACCGTCGGCGCCGTGCTGGCCGTCACCCAGCTCGACGCCGGGTCGTCGTTCAACGTCGTCCCGGACACCGCCCGCGCCCGGGGCGGGCTGCGGGTCATGCGCGAGGAGGACCGCGCGCTGCTGCGGCAGGCGCTCACCGACGTCGCCGAGCACACCGCCACCGCCTACGGCTGCACCGCCACGGTGGAGATCGAGGACAACGAGCCGGTGCTGGCCAACGACCCCGAGCTGGCCCGCGCGACCGTGCCGTGGCTGACCCGCAGCGGGGTCCCGGTCGACGACGCCTGGCGGTCCTTCGGCGCCGACGACTTCTCGCACTTCTGCGCCGGCCACCGCGGGCTGATGCTCTTCCTCGGCGTCGACGGCGGCCCGCCGTCCGACGACGGGCGGCGCCCCGGCCTGCACTCGCCGCGCTTCCTGCCCGGCGACGACGTGGTCGGCCAGGTCGCCGCCGCCCTGCTCGCCGGCTACCTGGCCGGCGCCGAGCTGCTCGGACCGGTGGCGCCGCCGGACTGA